A single window of Paenibacillus sp. FSL H8-0537 DNA harbors:
- a CDS encoding sn-glycerol-1-phosphate dehydrogenase → MTLMEKFKLAVAGYDAATVQSIVIEPLLIERGATGQVAPYLQKKGYRNVLIVSDSITYEITGKKLEEAIAASDISVKATLIKPDKQGDVIADEVSIVQLLLDIQHYAAEVVIAAGSGTLHDITRYAAYTAGIPFVSVPTAPSVDGFNSKGAPIIIRGEKITIAAIGPDAIFADLDVLTQAPVPMVAAGFGDMLGKYTSLFDWSYGSLAGDEAYSDIVATITRDALMQCVENVELIASRSEEGIRVLISALIESGLAMLLFGQSHSASGAEHHLSHYWEMEYIRLGNRQLLHGAKVGVACAEISGLYHRLAAEQVSAISGTEHAERISQLIAEIPNEETIRGWLSLVGGPSTTAELGVSDELLARSLSQAHLVRPNRYTLLRAYNEGAGK, encoded by the coding sequence ATGACGCTAATGGAAAAATTCAAGCTGGCTGTCGCAGGCTATGATGCCGCTACCGTTCAGTCTATTGTAATTGAACCGCTGCTTATTGAACGTGGAGCTACTGGGCAGGTTGCACCTTATTTGCAAAAGAAGGGCTATCGCAACGTTTTAATCGTGTCCGACAGCATCACGTACGAAATAACTGGAAAAAAACTGGAAGAGGCAATTGCTGCTAGTGATATTTCCGTTAAGGCAACGCTGATCAAGCCTGACAAACAGGGAGATGTCATTGCGGACGAAGTATCCATTGTGCAGCTGCTGCTTGATATTCAGCATTATGCTGCGGAGGTAGTCATTGCGGCTGGTTCTGGAACGCTTCATGATATTACGCGTTATGCGGCCTATACGGCGGGCATTCCGTTTGTATCAGTCCCGACCGCTCCGTCTGTAGACGGGTTCAATTCCAAGGGAGCTCCAATTATTATTCGTGGTGAAAAGATTACGATCGCCGCGATTGGCCCGGACGCGATTTTTGCCGATCTCGATGTGCTGACGCAGGCTCCTGTCCCGATGGTTGCCGCAGGCTTTGGCGATATGCTCGGCAAATATACGTCCTTGTTCGATTGGTCCTACGGCTCGCTAGCGGGCGACGAAGCTTATTCGGATATCGTGGCGACGATTACGCGTGACGCTTTAATGCAGTGTGTGGAAAATGTAGAGCTGATTGCATCGCGCAGCGAAGAGGGCATTCGCGTGCTGATCAGCGCCTTGATCGAATCGGGCCTTGCTATGCTGCTGTTCGGGCAGTCCCATTCGGCCTCGGGCGCGGAGCATCATTTGTCCCACTACTGGGAAATGGAATATATTCGACTTGGCAATCGTCAACTGCTGCATGGAGCGAAGGTTGGCGTCGCATGTGCAGAAATTTCTGGGCTGTACCACCGCTTGGCTGCTGAGCAGGTGTCAGCGATTAGCGGCACGGAGCATGCGGAGCGCATCAGCCAGCTGATCGCGGAAATTCCGAATGAGGAGACGATACGCGGCTGGCTTAGTCTGGTTGGTGGTCCATCCACAACGGCTGAACTAGGTGTGAGCGATGAGCTGCTTGCCCGAAGCTTGAGTCAGGCGCATCTAGTGCGGCCAAATCGTTATACGCTGCTGAGAGCGTATAACGAAGGGGCGGGAAAGTAA